In Streptomyces sp. NBC_00344, the genomic window GCGGCTCACGCCGCAACGCCGACGCCCGTCCGCAACAGGCCGCACGGCAGGCCTCAACGCCGCCGCAGCAACGCCAGCAGACGGCCGCCGGCCGCCAGCGCCGCGGTGCACCCAGCAAACTCGTCGTCTCCGAGGGCACGCTGACCGGCACGACGGTTGCCCTGCAGGGGCAGACCGTCACGCTGGGCCGGGCACACGATTCAACAATCGTCCTGGACGACGACTATGCGTCCAGCAGGCATGCCAGGATCTACCCCGACCGAGACGGCCAGTGGATCGTCGAGGATCTCGGGTCCACCAACGGCACGTATCTCGACCGGACCCGGCTGACCACCCCGACACCGATCCCGCTGGGCGCACCGATCCGCATCGGCAAGACCGTCATCGAGCTGCGGAAGTAGTACGACAATGAGCGAGCGGAGCGAGCGAGCCGCAGCGGTCCCGGCAACGGACCTCAGCGCGCTCCCGACCGGAGGGTGGGCAGTGTGGCTCGAGACCGGTTGTACCCGGAGCCGACAGGCGAGGTGCGCATGAGTCTTTCCCTGCGCTTCGCCGCCGGATCGCACAAGGGCATGATCCGCGAGGGGAACGAGGACTCCGGCTACGCCGGCCCCCGGCTCCTCGCCATCGCCGACGGAATGGGCGGCCAGGCCGCAGGCGAGGTCGCGAGCTCCGAGGTCATCTCCACCCTCGTGACCCTCGACGACGACGTCCCCGGCTCCGACATCCTCACTTCGCTCGGCACCGCCGTACAGCGGGCCAACGACCAGCTCCGCATGATGGTCGAGGAGGATCCCCAGCTCGAGGGCATGGGCACCACGCTCACCGCGCTGCTGTGGACCGGCCAGCGCCTCGGTCTGGTGCACGTCGGCGACTCCCGCGCCTATCTGCTGCGCGACGGCGTTCTGACGCAGATCACCCAGGACCACACCTGGGTACAGCGCCTCGTCGACGAGGGCCGGATCACCGAGGAAGAGGCCACCACCCACCCGCAGCGGTCCCTGCTGATGCGCGCGCTGGGCAGCGGCGAGCATGTCGAACCTGATCTCTCCATCCGTGAGGTCAGGGCGGGCGACCGCTATCTGATCTGCTCGGACGGCCTCTCCGGCGTCGTGTCCCACCAGACGATGGAAGACACGCTCGCCAGCTACCAGGGCCCCCAGGAGACCATCCAGGACCTCATCCAGCTCGCTCTGCGCGGCGGCGGCCCCGACAACATCACCTGCATCGTCGCCGATGTCCTCGATGTCGATTCCAACGACACCCTGGCCGGACAGCTCAACGACACCCCGGTCATCGTCGGTGCAGTCGCCGAGAACCAGGCACAGCAGCACGACGACGGATCGATGCAGACCCCCGCAGGACGAGCGTCCGGACTCGGCCGGCCCGTGCCCCCGCCGCCCGCTCCCGGCGGCTTCGGCCCTCCCGGCAGCGGCGGAGGCTACGGCGCGGCGCCCGACGGGAGCTTCGGCTCGTACACCGACGATGACTTCATCAAGCCCTCCCGCGGCCGGAAATGGATCAAGCGGACGCTTTACGTGGTCCTGGCGCTCGCGGTGATCGGCGGCGGGCTCTACGGCGGCTACCGCTGGACGCAGACGCAGTACTTCGTCGGTTCGAACGAGAAGCACGTCGCCCTGTACCGGGGCATCAGCCAGGATCTCGCGTGGGTCTCGCTCTCGAAGGTCGACAAGGACCACCCCGAGATCGAACTCAAGTACCTCCCGCCGTACCAGCGCAAGCAGGTCGACTCGACCATCACCGAAGGCAACCGCGGCCAGGCCGAAAGCAAGATCAACGAGCTTGCCCAGCAGGCCAGCGCCTGCAAGAAGGACGCCGAGCGCCGTAAGGCGGAGGAACAGAACAGCGCGACGACCGGACCGGGCAAGACCGGTGGCACCACCGGCGGCGCAAGCACGCTGCAGTCCGCCGGGAACACGACGACCGCAACACCGAAGCCCAGTGCGACACCCAAGCCCAGCACGACGCCCACGCCAGGCCCCAGCCTCTCCGAGGATGAAAAGAAGCTGGTCCCGTTGTGCGGCAAGCAGTAGAGCCGTAGGGGGCCTTTCACCACATGAGCGTTGTCACCAACACGACCACGATCGGCGCGATCGAAGCACCGAGCCGCCGTAACACCGAGCTGATGCTCCTGATCTTCGCCGTCGCCATCTCGGTGTTCGCTTACGCCAACGTGGGTCTCGCGATCAATGACTCACTGCCGTCGGGCATCCTGGGCTACGGCACCGGACTCACCCTGCTGGCAGCCGTCGGCCACCTCGTGGTCCGGAAGTTCGCCCCCTACGCCGACCCGCTGCTGCTGCCGCTGGCGACGCTGCTCAACGGCATCGGCCTGGCTCTCATCTGGCGCCTGGACCAGTCACCGCGGCTGCACAGCTTCGGTGCCGCGGCGCCCAAGCAACTGCTCTACTCGGCTCTGGGCGTGGCCCTGTTCGTCGGCGTGCTGATCATGCTCAAGGATCATCGCGTCCTCCAGCGCTACACCTACATCTCCATGGTGGTCGCGCTTGTCCTGCTGATCATGCCGGTCTTCTTCCCCGCCGTGTACGGCGCGAAGATCTGGATCAGGGTCGGCAGTTTCACCATCCAGCCCGGCGAGTTCGCCAAGATCATCATCGCCGTCTTCTTCTCCGGCTACCTCATGGTGAAGCGTGACGCCCTGGCCCTCGCCAGCCGGCGGTTCATGGGGCTCTACCTGCCGCGTGGTCGTGACCTCGGCCCCATCCTCGCCGTCTGGGCCGTATCGATCCTCATCCTCGTCTTCGAGACGGACCTCGGTACATCGCTGCTCTTCTTCGGCCTGTTCATCGTCATGCTGTACGTCGCCACGGAGCGCACCAGCTGGATCGTTTTCGGCCTTCTGATGTCTGCCGTCGGCGCGGTCGGCGCAGCATCCTTCGAACCCCACGTCCAGTCCCGTGTGACCGCCTGGCTTGACCCGTTCAGCTGCTATGCGACGGACCCCAGTGGCGCCTGCAGGCAGATCTCCGAAGCGCTGATGTCTTTCGGCGCCGGCGGAACCCTCGGCACCGGACTCGGTCAGGGCAATTCGGACCTGATCGGTTTCGCGGCGAATGCCGACTTCATCCTCTCCACCGCAGGTGAGGAGCTCGGCCTCGCCGGCGTCATGGCGATCTTCCTGATCTACGGCCTGATCGTGGAACGCGGCGTCCGCACCTCACTCGCCGCCCGTGACCCCTTCGGCAAGCTCCTCGCGATCGGACTCTCCGGCGCCTTCGCCATTCAGGTCTTCGTCGTCGCCGGCGGAGTGATGGGCCTTATTCCTCTGACCGGCATGACCATGCCCTTCATGGCGTACGGCGGTTCCTCGGTGCTCGCCAACTGGGCTCTGATCGGAATCCTGATCCGCATCAGCGACACCGCACGCCGCCCTGCGCCGGCCCCCGCCCCGTCCCCCGATGCCGAAATGACCCAGGTGGTCCGACCGTGAACAAGCCCCTGCGCCGCATCGCGATCTTCTGCGGTCTTCTCGTCCTCGCCCTGCTCGTACGCACCAACTGGCTGCAGTTCGGCGAGGCCGACGCGCTCAACTCGAAGAAGCAGAACCTCCGCGTCGGGATCGAACGCTACGCTCACGAGCGCGGCAACATCATCGTCGACGGCAACCCCATCACCGGCTCAGCGGTCAGCAAGAGCACGTACTACAAGTACAAGCGCACCTGGAAGGACGGGCCCATGTGGGCGCCCGTCACCGGATACTCCTCCCAGGTCTTCGACGCCACCCAGCTGGAAAAGATCAACGACTCGATCCTCACCGGCAACGACGACCGGCTTTTCTTCGACCGCACGCTCTCCATGTTCACCGGGGAGAAGAAGCAGGGCGGCAACGTCGTCACCACCCTGAACGCCGCGGCCCAGAAGGCGGCTTTCAACGGGCTCGGCAGCAAGAAGGGCGCGGTGGCAGCGCTCGACCCGAAGACCGGCGCGATTCTCGCCCTGGCTTCCACACCCTCGTACGACCCCTCCCAGTTCGCCGGGAACACCAACACGGACTCGAAGAACTACAACAGGCTCAAGGATGCCAAGGACCAGCCCATGCTCAACCGGGCCCTTCGTCAGACCTACCCCCCGGGCTCCGCCTTCAAGGTGGTCACCGCGTCAGCGGCTCTTGAGAACGGCTTGTACGACGGGATCGACTCACCGACTCGCTCGCCGCTGCCGTGGCGACTGCCGCTCTCCACCCAGAACCTGAACAACGAGGGGAACATCCCCTGCAAGAACGCCACCCTTCGTGAGGCCCTGCGCGTCTCCTGCAACACGGTCTTCGGCAAGATCGGCGCCGACCTCGGCAATGACAAGATGCGTGAGGAAGCGGAGAAGTTCGGCTTCAACAGCGAGCAGTTCACCCCGGTCCGCGCCGACGCCAGCGTCTTCTCCAAGAACATGGACAAGGCGCAGACCGCGCTCTCCTCCATCGGCCAGTTCAACACGGCGGCCACCCCGCTGCAGATGGCCATGGTCGCATCGGCGGTCGCCAACGACGGGAAGCTGATGAAGCCCTACATGGTCGATCGGCTCACCGCGCCGAACCTGGACACCGTCTCCAAGACGGATCCGGAAAAGCTGAGCGATCCCCTGACCAAGGAGCACGCCCAGATGCTCCAGCAGATGATGGAGACCGTCGTCACCAAGGGCACCGGCCTGAAGGCCCAGATCCCGAACGTCACGGTCGGCGGCAAGACCGGTACCGCCCAGAACGGCATCAACAACAGCGGCAACCCCTACGCCTGGTTCATCTCGTACGCCAAGACCGACCAGGGCTCACCGGTCGCGGTGGCCGTGGTCGTGGAGGACTCGGCCGCGTCCCGCGACGACATCTCGGGTGGTGGCCTCGCCGCCCCGATCGCCAAGAACGTCATGAAGGCCGTCATCGACAGCGAGAAGTGACAGCCGTGACACGGCTGGCACGATTTCTGCGCGATACCGGTCCGATATCAGCTGACGGTCGCGCACTGATCATCTGCCCGTGCCCGGTAGCGTATGCGCGAACAGCACACCGCCGGACCACCCCAGGGTGCGGTCGGGACATACGGAGAGGGCTGGATTAGCTATGGAAGAGCCGCGTCGCCTCGGCGGCCGGTACGAGCTGGGCTCGGTGCTCGGCCGTGGTGGCATGGCCGAGGTCCACATCGCGCACGACACCCGGCTCGGCCGCACCGTCGCCGTGAAGACGCTCCGGGCGGACCTCGCCCGTGATCCGTCCTTCCAGGCCCGGTTCCGCCGCGAGGCCCAGTCTGCCGCCTCGCTCAACCACCCGGCGATCGTCGCCGTCTACGACACCGGCGAGGACTACGTCGACGGGATCTCCATTCCGTACATCGTGATGGAGTACGTCGACGGCTCCACCCTGAGGGAACTCCTGCACTCCGGCCGCAAGCTGCTGCCCGAGCGCACCCTGGAGATGACCATCGGGATCCTCCAGGCGCTGGAGTACTCGCACCGCAACGGCATCGTCCACCGCGACATCAAGCCGGCGAACGTCATGCTGACGCGCACCGGCCAGGTCAAGGTCATGGACTTCGGCATCGCCCGAGCCATGGGCGACTCCGGTATGACCATGACACAGACGGCCGCCGTGATAGGCACAGCCCAGTACCTGTCCCCGGAGCAGGCCAAGGGCGAGCAGGTCGACGCCCGCTCCGACCTCTACTCCACCGGCTGTCTGCTCTACGAGCTGCTCACCGTGCGTCCGCCGTTCATCGGCGACTCCCCGGTCGCGGTCGCCTACCAGCATGTGCGGGAGGAGCCGCAGGCTCCGAGTAACTTCGATCCCGAGATCACGCCCGAAATGGACGCCATCGTCCTCAAGGCGCTGGTCAAGGACCCCGACTACCGCTACCAGTCGGCAGACGAAATGCGCGCCGACATCGAGGCATGCCTCGACGGCCAGCCCGTCGCCGCGACCTCGGCCATGGGAGCGGCCGGCTACGGCAACTACGACCAGGACCAGCCCACCACCGCCATGCGGCCGGCTGATCAGGCCGGCGGCGCCACCTCAATGCTGCCCCCGGTCAACCCGGAAGACGGCGGTTACGGCTACGACGACCGCCCCGACCGCCGCCGCCAGAAGAAGTCCAACACGTCCACGATCCTGCTGATCATCGCGGGGATCCTGGTGCTGGTCGGCGCGATCCTCATCGGCAAATCGCTCTTCAGCGGAAGTGGTGGCGATTCCAGCAAGGTCGATGTGCCGCAGCTCGTCGGCAAGCCCCTGAGCGAGGCGAGGAGCTCGGCCACCAACTCCAAGCTGAAGCTGAGCGTCTCGGAGCGCCAGCCGTGTGACAACGCGCCCAAGGGAAACGTCTGCAGCCAGGACCCGAAGTTCGGCGGCGCCAAGATCGATCAGGGCACGACGATCAACGTTGTCGTGTCCACGGGCGCGCCCAAGGTCGAGGTCCCCAATGTCAATGGGGAGTCCGCGGACGACGCTACCCAGGATCTTGAGGACAAGGGCTTCAAGGTGACTCCGCAGGAGGTCGAGTCCGACCAGCCCGAGGGCAAGGTCTTCGACCAGTCCCCGAAGGGCAACACCAAGGCCCAGAAGGGCAGCGAAGTCACCATCAAGATCGCAAAGTCGACCAAGATTCCGGTACCCGACGTCAAGGGCCACGCCGTAGCCGACGCCACCAAGCAGCTCCAGGACAACGGCTTCGTGGTGCCCACGCCCACCGAGCAGGAGTCCGACCAGGCACCGGGCACCGTGATCGCCCAGTCTCCCGACGGCGGCGAGGCGAAGAAGGGCTCCACGGTGACCCTGACAGTCGCCAAGGCCAAGGCGCCCACCCAGACGCCGGTTCCCGAGGTCAGGACGAAGACAGTGGCCCAGGCCAAGCAGATCCTGGCTCAGGCGGGCTTCACCAACGTCCAGATCGCGAATGGCAGCAACGGCGACGACAACGCCATCGTCACCGGTCTCGATCCGCAGCCCGGCACCCAGGAAGCTGACCCGGGGAACACCCCCATCACGCTCACCACTGCGGGCGGCAACAACGGCAACAACGGCGGCGGGATCTTCGGCGGGCCGAACGGCAGGTAGCGGCTGACGGCTTCGCCCACGGGGACAGCCCCGCGCCCATCACCGGGGTGCGGGGCTTCCTCATGTCCGGACAGTTTCGAGAACATCACCCGGGCCGGGCAGGTACTCGTCCAGCACGACGTACCCCTGCTCATGGCGCCGCGGGGCAAAGCAGCGTTCACCCGCCGGTGTCATGGCATTGATTGACGCCATGAGCCGGTGGGAGCCCGAAGGACATGAGGACGGACTCCTGCGCGGGGACCGGACGGAGCCTGGCAAGCGGAAAGGCCCGAAGCCGCAACCTCCGATTGCGGCTTCGGGCCTTTTACACTCCGCGGTCAGCGCAGCTCCGCCGGCGGGGTCCGCTTCGCGTTCACCTTCTCCGAACGCACCAGCTCGCCCCAGACGATGTACCGGTATCGCGATGTGTACACCGGCGTGCAGGTCGTCAGCGTGATGTACCGGCCGGGCTTCGTCTTCCCCGACTCCTTCGGTACCGGCTGCAGCACCTTCACGTCGTACTTCGAGGTCTGCCGCAGTTCCTTGAACACCTTGTAGACGTACCAGGTGTCCTTCGTCTCGAAGACGACCGGGTCACCGGTCTTCACCTTGTCGATGTTGTGGAACTTGGCGCCGTGCCCGTCGCGGTGCGCTGCCAGCGTGAAGTTGCCGGTCCTGTCGGCCGGCATGCCGGACTTGAACGGCTTCACGTAGTAACCCGCCACGCCGCCGTTCAGCACACTGGTGCTGGTGCCCCTCTTGACCAGCACCTCGCCGTTCTTCATCGACGGCACATGCAGGAAGCCGATGCCGTCCTTGGTGTTCAGAGCCCCGGGGCTTCCGCTGTGCGACCAGTTGTCGCGGATCTTGTCGCCCTGCTTCGACGCCTGTCGGTCGGCGACGACGTTTGTCCACCAGAGGGAGTAGACGACGAAGAGGCCGAGTATCAGCCCGGCCGTGATGAGCAGTTCACCGAAAACACTGATCGCGCTCGCGATACTGCCGCGGCCGCCCTGCCGCGCGGGTCGCGTGGCCGTCTGCTCGTCCTGCTCGGTCGTCGATGCCACCGCACCCGTTCCTGTCGTCCGTACCTTCAGCCTGCCGTCAGGGCGTCGGGCATCCCCTTGCTGCGTGGCCGTTCATCAACCATCTTGCCCCACACGACCATTCGGTACGTACTCGTGAACTCTGGAGTGCAGGTCGTCAGTGTGATGTAGCGGCCGGGCCTGGTGAAGCCGGAACCCGGCGGGACCGGGGTGATGACCGAGACGTTGGAAGGAGACGTCTGCGCCAGATGGCTCGTCACCTCGTAGGTGTAGTAGTCGTCCCGGGTCTCTACGACGACCTTGTCGCCGTTCTTGAGCTTGTTGATGTACCGGAACGGCTCACCATGCGTGTTGCGGTGTCCCGCCAGCGCGAAGTTGCCCGTCCTGGCCGACGGCATCGCCGTCTTCAGCTTCCCTTCGCCGTAGTGACCGACCATCCCTCGGTCGAGGACCTTGTGCTTGCTGACGCCCTCCGCGATCGGGACGACCACGTCCAGCTTCGGGATGTGGATGATGGCGAAACCCTGCCCGGGCTCGAACGCACCGGGCTGATTCGACTTGCCGCCGCTCTTCGCCCAGTCCTCCTGAAGGCTGTGGGCGGTGCCGTTCGCCTCCTGATGGGCACGTACGTTCGTCCACCACAGCTGGTAGGTGACGAAGAGCAGCATCAGCACGCCCAGGCTGATGAAGATCTCGCCGATGGCCCGGCTGGCGATGACCGCGGGACTGTCCTTGAGCGCTCGGGCCGCGCGGCGCGCTTCGACGCGGGTCCGCGGGATGGCGGGGATCACGGGTTCGGACGGTGCGGCGGCGCCCTTGCGGCCCCGCCCCTTGGCTGCCTTAC contains:
- a CDS encoding FHA domain-containing protein FhaB/FipA, producing MSELTLTVMRLGFLAVLWLFVIVAVQVIRSDLFGTRVTQRGSRRNADARPQQAARQASTPPQQRQQTAAGRQRRGAPSKLVVSEGTLTGTTVALQGQTVTLGRAHDSTIVLDDDYASSRHARIYPDRDGQWIVEDLGSTNGTYLDRTRLTTPTPIPLGAPIRIGKTVIELRK
- a CDS encoding Stp1/IreP family PP2C-type Ser/Thr phosphatase, with protein sequence MSLSLRFAAGSHKGMIREGNEDSGYAGPRLLAIADGMGGQAAGEVASSEVISTLVTLDDDVPGSDILTSLGTAVQRANDQLRMMVEEDPQLEGMGTTLTALLWTGQRLGLVHVGDSRAYLLRDGVLTQITQDHTWVQRLVDEGRITEEEATTHPQRSLLMRALGSGEHVEPDLSIREVRAGDRYLICSDGLSGVVSHQTMEDTLASYQGPQETIQDLIQLALRGGGPDNITCIVADVLDVDSNDTLAGQLNDTPVIVGAVAENQAQQHDDGSMQTPAGRASGLGRPVPPPPAPGGFGPPGSGGGYGAAPDGSFGSYTDDDFIKPSRGRKWIKRTLYVVLALAVIGGGLYGGYRWTQTQYFVGSNEKHVALYRGISQDLAWVSLSKVDKDHPEIELKYLPPYQRKQVDSTITEGNRGQAESKINELAQQASACKKDAERRKAEEQNSATTGPGKTGGTTGGASTLQSAGNTTTATPKPSATPKPSTTPTPGPSLSEDEKKLVPLCGKQ
- a CDS encoding FtsW/RodA/SpoVE family cell cycle protein, with amino-acid sequence MSVVTNTTTIGAIEAPSRRNTELMLLIFAVAISVFAYANVGLAINDSLPSGILGYGTGLTLLAAVGHLVVRKFAPYADPLLLPLATLLNGIGLALIWRLDQSPRLHSFGAAAPKQLLYSALGVALFVGVLIMLKDHRVLQRYTYISMVVALVLLIMPVFFPAVYGAKIWIRVGSFTIQPGEFAKIIIAVFFSGYLMVKRDALALASRRFMGLYLPRGRDLGPILAVWAVSILILVFETDLGTSLLFFGLFIVMLYVATERTSWIVFGLLMSAVGAVGAASFEPHVQSRVTAWLDPFSCYATDPSGACRQISEALMSFGAGGTLGTGLGQGNSDLIGFAANADFILSTAGEELGLAGVMAIFLIYGLIVERGVRTSLAARDPFGKLLAIGLSGAFAIQVFVVAGGVMGLIPLTGMTMPFMAYGGSSVLANWALIGILIRISDTARRPAPAPAPSPDAEMTQVVRP
- a CDS encoding peptidoglycan D,D-transpeptidase FtsI family protein; translation: MNKPLRRIAIFCGLLVLALLVRTNWLQFGEADALNSKKQNLRVGIERYAHERGNIIVDGNPITGSAVSKSTYYKYKRTWKDGPMWAPVTGYSSQVFDATQLEKINDSILTGNDDRLFFDRTLSMFTGEKKQGGNVVTTLNAAAQKAAFNGLGSKKGAVAALDPKTGAILALASTPSYDPSQFAGNTNTDSKNYNRLKDAKDQPMLNRALRQTYPPGSAFKVVTASAALENGLYDGIDSPTRSPLPWRLPLSTQNLNNEGNIPCKNATLREALRVSCNTVFGKIGADLGNDKMREEAEKFGFNSEQFTPVRADASVFSKNMDKAQTALSSIGQFNTAATPLQMAMVASAVANDGKLMKPYMVDRLTAPNLDTVSKTDPEKLSDPLTKEHAQMLQQMMETVVTKGTGLKAQIPNVTVGGKTGTAQNGINNSGNPYAWFISYAKTDQGSPVAVAVVVEDSAASRDDISGGGLAAPIAKNVMKAVIDSEK
- the pknB gene encoding Stk1 family PASTA domain-containing Ser/Thr kinase; translation: MEEPRRLGGRYELGSVLGRGGMAEVHIAHDTRLGRTVAVKTLRADLARDPSFQARFRREAQSAASLNHPAIVAVYDTGEDYVDGISIPYIVMEYVDGSTLRELLHSGRKLLPERTLEMTIGILQALEYSHRNGIVHRDIKPANVMLTRTGQVKVMDFGIARAMGDSGMTMTQTAAVIGTAQYLSPEQAKGEQVDARSDLYSTGCLLYELLTVRPPFIGDSPVAVAYQHVREEPQAPSNFDPEITPEMDAIVLKALVKDPDYRYQSADEMRADIEACLDGQPVAATSAMGAAGYGNYDQDQPTTAMRPADQAGGATSMLPPVNPEDGGYGYDDRPDRRRQKKSNTSTILLIIAGILVLVGAILIGKSLFSGSGGDSSKVDVPQLVGKPLSEARSSATNSKLKLSVSERQPCDNAPKGNVCSQDPKFGGAKIDQGTTINVVVSTGAPKVEVPNVNGESADDATQDLEDKGFKVTPQEVESDQPEGKVFDQSPKGNTKAQKGSEVTIKIAKSTKIPVPDVKGHAVADATKQLQDNGFVVPTPTEQESDQAPGTVIAQSPDGGEAKKGSTVTLTVAKAKAPTQTPVPEVRTKTVAQAKQILAQAGFTNVQIANGSNGDDNAIVTGLDPQPGTQEADPGNTPITLTTAGGNNGNNGGGIFGGPNGR
- a CDS encoding class E sortase; the encoded protein is MASTTEQDEQTATRPARQGGRGSIASAISVFGELLITAGLILGLFVVYSLWWTNVVADRQASKQGDKIRDNWSHSGSPGALNTKDGIGFLHVPSMKNGEVLVKRGTSTSVLNGGVAGYYVKPFKSGMPADRTGNFTLAAHRDGHGAKFHNIDKVKTGDPVVFETKDTWYVYKVFKELRQTSKYDVKVLQPVPKESGKTKPGRYITLTTCTPVYTSRYRYIVWGELVRSEKVNAKRTPPAELR
- a CDS encoding class E sortase translates to MTALRPEQEGPRPPGRPGAGPGGSAGFSGRAYDPLTDPLPNGDHGSPWSRTEGAGPERPATQEPPQDWYGREAVYEPVPEQAVNPAPQPSARHGGAPDPGVQHGMDPATQAVPPVPDPAPDPARRPGAERMPGPRRRGAPLKDDETVALRMPDPPPGTLPGTPSPTGGRAERRKAAKGRGRKGAAAPSEPVIPAIPRTRVEARRAARALKDSPAVIASRAIGEIFISLGVLMLLFVTYQLWWTNVRAHQEANGTAHSLQEDWAKSGGKSNQPGAFEPGQGFAIIHIPKLDVVVPIAEGVSKHKVLDRGMVGHYGEGKLKTAMPSARTGNFALAGHRNTHGEPFRYINKLKNGDKVVVETRDDYYTYEVTSHLAQTSPSNVSVITPVPPGSGFTRPGRYITLTTCTPEFTSTYRMVVWGKMVDERPRSKGMPDALTAG